The DNA sequence AGGCTGACGATATCTTTTTCCACGCCGTACAGTCGCACGTCACCCGCTACCGCGGCTCTCAGTTTATCGTACGGATCGTCCGTATCCGCCACGGGAATAATTCCGTCTACTCGAGCTGCTTGCTCAGCAGCGGCCACGTCGAGCGCCGGGACGAATAGGGTGACGCGCTCACGCTTGTTGTCGACAGCGAGTGCCATAAACCGTTCATGTGGATCGGAATAAAAACCAGTATAATAGCAAATGTTCGTCGGTGAGGTGACGAACGCAACGTCAATCGCTTCGTTGTGTAAAAACTTGCGGAAGCGATTTAAGCGCGTTTCAAAAATGTGGGCCATAAAACACACACCCCTTTACTAGTTGAAAAATGATGTAGCAGCATCCTCATTGTATAAAGCAACCCCGGCCACTGACAATACCGGGGTTGTGTGCTCGCTCTCTTGAGTGGAACGATGAGGGAGCCGCTGCAACTTGTTCGCTTATTCGCGCACTACTTGCGGTCGCGGGAAAGTTTAATTTTCACGACACCGCGCTCTTTATCTTTACTTGTCTCTAACACGCGCACGTTTAGGCCGTATTTCGGAATGTTGCGTCCTGCATCGGGAATTAACTTGCTGCTGTAGCTCTTGCGGTCGCTAAACTCTTTGTACGCCTTCACGTGATTGTCTTTTAACGTGACGCCTAGCTGTTCGCGCATGTCGAGATACATTTTTTTCCCTTTGTTGATGTTGAACGCGGCGTCGTGAATTTGGTACCTCGTTCCCGCTACTGATTTATCACTCCACTTTAGAACTTTTTGATCCGCATCCACAACTCCGAGAAAACCGTCGCCCGGGTGAATCCCGACCCAATTGTACTCGTAGTTGTCGTCGACGTACCAGACGACGAGACCCGGATCGTACGACATGAAGTTATCGCCGACAGCGATGCGCGAAAGTCCAGCGTCCGCCCCAGTATGAGTACGCCACTCAAGTAAATAGTAGTGATCCGTGTAGCGCTTTCCGTTGTCGCGCGTAAACCCGTCTAACACGAAGGCCGAATCGCCTTCCGCGTTGTCAAACAACAGTTCTTTCCCGTCTGCTGTCACGCGAATGTCATCAAGGTAAATACCTGCCTCCACCACGTAGCGGTCTGTCCAGTAATTAAAACGCAACTCGATTTTTTTCCCCGCATAGGCGGACAGATCAAAGGCGGCATCGACCCAACCGTCGGAAAATCCGGTAATGCCGTCACCGGGGTTTTGCCCGTTCGGATTGTCCTTAGTCGTTATATTTCCCGAGACAGTCACCCATTGATCCGCACCCGCTTCTTTCACTTGCACGGTCGCGTAATCCCAATGTTCCTCGATTTCGTACCACGTTTTGAAAGTGAGCGACGCCTGATTTGCTCCAGTTAAATCGAGTGCCGTCGTCATCGACGTGTCCGCACTGAGGTCTCGTCCACCGAAATAGACGTACTTCCCGCTGTACGGCTTTGTGATGACTGTTTCTTTTTTCGGCAAGTCAACGCGCACGGCGTCGTTGTTCTGCCCTTTCGTACTCGCTTGGTCGAGTAACACCTCGGTTCCTTTTTTGTCGAGCGAGTCAATGTACACGGTCGTACCGCTCAACCAGTTACCGCCAACCGTCGCTTGCAGCCGCTCTTTCGCCCACGCACTGTAGCCAGACGGCTCCGTTCCCGCGATTTTTCCCGTCCAACTACCGCTGGCCATGATCGACCAGTACGACACTGGCTCACCGCGACCCGTATACTGGGTGTCGTATTCGTCCGGAAGTCCTAAGTCGTGGGAGTACTCGTGAGCTAAAATTCCAGCTGCACTGTCTTCCGCGACCACCGTGTAATCGTACGCCGCCATTTGCCCATCCCAGTAGTCCACTTCAGCTTCTGTGCCCGGGATCGGAGTAACCTGACCGAGGTTCCAACGGTGAGACCAAATCGCATCGGGACCGAGCGCGCCACCGCCTGCTTCCTCA is a window from the Numidum massiliense genome containing:
- a CDS encoding immune inhibitor A domain-containing protein, which gives rise to MFKQKFLPIFIALILGISTLTAGAALPQAMAQAEAVGASSGGAPVDLAIANEEKLIDMLKNIGTLDEDATPEEAEEALQHYLEKKEANTRSDDGELAKEARKVRERVAKAHDKIGLHKHHKHKEKKKKGVDPVAPQQWNGEVRKDKVLVVLIDYPDFKHNNIAPGETDMYYKNFDRKHYEEMLFGENGYVGPNGKRLQSVKQYLEEQSGGSYTIEGAVAGWYTADHQAAYYGGNVPDENGNDARPRELVVEALSKAAEDPAVDLSQFDQEDRYDLSGTGNYREPDGIVDHVMIVHAGIGEEAGGGALGPDAIWSHRWNLGQVTPIPGTEAEVDYWDGQMAAYDYTVVAEDSAAGILAHEYSHDLGLPDEYDTQYTGRGEPVSYWSIMASGSWTGKIAGTEPSGYSAWAKERLQATVGGNWLSGTTVYIDSLDKKGTEVLLDQASTKGQNNDAVRVDLPKKETVITKPYSGKYVYFGGRDLSADTSMTTALDLTGANQASLTFKTWYEIEEHWDYATVQVKEAGADQWVTVSGNITTKDNPNGQNPGDGITGFSDGWVDAAFDLSAYAGKKIELRFNYWTDRYVVEAGIYLDDIRVTADGKELLFDNAEGDSAFVLDGFTRDNGKRYTDHYYLLEWRTHTGADAGLSRIAVGDNFMSYDPGLVVWYVDDNYEYNWVGIHPGDGFLGVVDADQKVLKWSDKSVAGTRYQIHDAAFNINKGKKMYLDMREQLGVTLKDNHVKAYKEFSDRKSYSSKLIPDAGRNIPKYGLNVRVLETSKDKERGVVKIKLSRDRK